The Nicotiana tomentosiformis chromosome 2, ASM39032v3, whole genome shotgun sequence genome includes the window AGAATCAAGTACTGATATGGTAGCACTTGATTCTAGAATTGCTAGCTGACATTCCCATATGAACTTTTTTGACATTAATTTCTAGGGCACTGCAGATGATGTTGTGGATTGTTCTCATGGTAAGCAGCTGTTTGATCTATGCAAGCAAAAATATGAACCGTTGTGGGTTGAAGGTGGTAACCATTGTGATTTGGAGCTGTACCCCGAGTACATAAAACATCTGAAGAAGTTCTTATCAGCTGTTGAGAAATCTACGGTTTCTAAAAATGGAAATGCACCAAGTACGGACCAAATAGATAAACTTGAAACATCGAAATAGCAGAGATTGTAGATGCAGGCCATGCAAACACCAAAAGGAGAAATCTAGACCAAGTACAGAAAAGCAAGAGAAACCCTATAAACAAGCACATATCAGAGAGATTTATCAAGAGCTACTAGCATGGACAGGAACGAAACGTCAACAAAGAGTATCGATCTAGCAGAAAGGACCAATAACAATTTGAACCCACCAGAGAAAGCAAGAAACATGTTTGTATAGATTttctactttttggtatacttTGTGTACAGGAGATTTTCCCACTTCAATGAAATTAATTTTCTTCATAAAAAAGGAAAGCAAGAAACAGCATTTATCTTTCATATTATACTAGCTGGAGTGTCTTTCATCTTTTGTTTCCTTGGGCTAATTAGCATGATCTGAAAATAAAACTTAAATCATATCACCATAGAGATCAGAGGGGGTTTCGATTTTGTCTGGCAAATTCGTGTTGTGTATGGTTAAGCTTTTAGGTTTCAAGACCTTTGCAGATTCTTGAATTTAGTTCTCTTTTTTAAGTCTTTAGCTACCACTATCTGTTTAATAACACCAATTTTGAGATAAAAAACATTTAACTGTGTATGTTCTCCCCTACGAATGAAGTTGTGGAGACCCTTCCCAGGTTTTGGCATCTTTCATTCCCATGAAAGAGATCCCAGGTGTAGTGCCTGTTCACTTTGAATATCTCGAGGCTCGAATTTATTGATGTTGAAGAATCAGCAGATGAATAGTGGTTAGGATAAGATATCAATCAAGCGAATAGAGAGTTGCCCTTTTTTGATTAATCTGGTGATAAATTTGATTGTAGTCAAGTTGTTTTGAGTTTAAAGACGAAGATGCCTCCAACTACTTAGGGAACCTGGCCAAATATGCATAATAGTGTAGGGATTCAGGTAGCAAGTCCCATTCTCAGACCGGTTGTGGGGGAGGAAGACTCCACACCGTGGTTCTTAGCCACGTGCTCTATTTGAAAAAGCATTTAACAGtatgttttttaaattttttcattTATAAGGTAAAATTTTGTTACTAATAAAGTACCAAGATGGTACAACATAGTACAAACCGCAAACAGGAACCAAACAAACAGCCTACTCATTTTTCCTCCTAGCAAATCCATATACTGATTCATATTCTCTAGAAGACTGCTGttacaccaaaaataaagattATGAAGACAAACTATTCCTAGTTCTAGAGAGATGCTCCTTTTGCTCATCAATATTCAACCCAGCAAAGCAGTATGTTCTTTAGTTACCTTAACATTTACATTTGGTACAGACCCAATTAGATTATTTCACTTGATTCGCACAAAATTCTGAAAAGGGTCATTTTCTTAGAACAGTTAAAGTTTAATTATTATAtgaaaatattttcataaacTAAACTAGTGAAATTGATTAATTTTAAGATCACTCATTCGATAATCAtttagttggaaaatttagaaatgACTAATTTTGGTCCTCCACAAAATCAAGAATCATTGCAGCACACGATATTGGATTGGTGTAAACACTAGGTAGAgtaaattccccccccccccccccccccccaacaagaGCAAGATACACAAAAAACTATTGTACCCAAAAACTGAAAAGATGAGTCAAGAGTAAAGACAGAACAAAAGAATCATATATATTGCAAAAATAAAAACAAGCAAAATCCAACAGAAGTTCTTCCAAAGACTTCTTACCGGGATTTTGTTAGTTGTATACTCAATAGCCTCCTTTCTATTtgaccttatcaaaaaaaaaaaaaaaatagcctcCTTTCTATTTGAGATAAACAGTTGCTAAATTCATCTTTTTATTTGTATGGAGTTTCTTGATGACATACAAAAATCAAGTTCGATTCAATCCAGCAACAGCTTTGAGGATGTAACAGTAGAAACAAAAAGAAGAATTACAGTTGATTCATGATGATGGAATTTGGCACACAGACTGCACTTTGGATTCCAGCAAGGAAACGTACTTATCAAGCATCGAAATTACAGCTTCAAACTCTGTAACTTGCTGCTCTATTGTATCAATTTGTTGAACGTACTCGTCAAAGCTGCCACTTTTAGACTTCAATTGCTCCACAAAGATCCTCAATCCTGAAGCCACATCTCCAAAGCCTTTATATTCTTCAGCAACTCTTGTATTCATTTTCTCCACTATTCCAAGTACATTGTTGGTTTCCTGGTATGCAATTCGCAAAGCAGCATTATGATAAAAGCAGAAATTAACTTCAGTACCAGCACAACAAGTAACAGTTTTTGGATTTTAGACTAACATAATCCATTTTGAAAGTGTATTTTAATATTAGTGGCTGTACTCACAAAGACCTATCTACTGGATATGTCACTACGATGCAGGATTCATTTTAAGCGATGAAAAACGAAGATGCTAGAAGGTTCATGGTAAAGGAAAACTTTAAATCAAAAGAAGACAGAACAAGTAAAGCTAAGCAAACAAGAATTCTTCTATGCTCTTGTCTGGATCTAGCTTTGCTTGCTTCCTCAAACGAATGGCTAATACTGCTTTTGAGTGAACTAAAGGGAGGAATGAGGGAGTTACTGAAACAACAAACACTTCTTTGCCTTGGATGAAACAATGGGGTCACTCATCCTATCTGAGCAAAACAACTGGTCAGGTTCCACGAAACTTTACTTAATCCATGATCTTGAATTGCGCAATAATGATTTCTAATAAACCAGAGGCGGGAACGAAATATGAACCAACAATTTCACAATAATTTCTCCTTGCAACGAATAGTTACCATTAACTGATCATTTGTGAGCTAAACATCTTGTCAGATTCATCAAAAGAGCAATCTTCCACTTTATCCAGGCAAATTATTTCTTAGCTGCCTGCTAAGGAAAACTATACGGCTGTTTTTGGGATGGCAACCTTGCAGTATGTTTACAGTGAGAAACATGTAAGGAACGGTAAAATTCCTTACAAAATTATGTCCATGCTGCTAAGGTAAGTTAAACACTAATTGCAAATTCAGTAATTAGTATATGCAAAGGCGGGACAACAtatgagaaagaaagaaaaactaaTTTATACAAAAGTTTATCATATCTAGGCTAATGAGAAACCCATCCAACCCCCCGCCCCCTTCACATCcccaacaaaagaaagaaaaagaaccaAAAGATATACAAAGCagcattttgaaaaaaaattccaAAAGCTTTCTTATACCTGGAGCTCGCCTCTTATCATCATGGAAAC containing:
- the LOC104092804 gene encoding biogenesis of lysosome-related organelles complex 1 subunit 2, which encodes MEQDPLAESLNDLFTNVSMMIRGELQETNNVLGIVEKMNTRVAEEYKGFGDVASGLRIFVEQLKSKSGSFDEYVQQIDTIEQQVTEFEAVISMLDKYVSLLESKVQSVCQIPSS